The genomic region GGTGCTTTCTCCCCCAATGCCCCAGTTTTTCGAGTTTCTCTTTTACCGTTCTACCGATTGACGAGATACAGCGCCGCAATTGCGATTACGATGAAGAATCCAGTTGCAATTGCGGCTGCCTGCACAATCTCGGATTTTTCTCGACGGTCAACGAGCATATAGTTGGGATGCAGGCCGCGTACTTCAATCAGCGGCCCGCCCAGCCAGGTGAAGATCGTCCCGCCGATTAGCCCGCCGATATGCCCCCAATTATCAATGCCGGGTGAAAGACCGATAACTAAGTTTATAGCCGCCACCTGGATGATGCGGCGCAAGGAGGCCTGGCTGACTTGTTCGCCAAAAATCTTGCGGTTGTGATGAATAAAAACACCCTGCGCACCCAACAGCCCGAAGATTGCTGTGGAAGAACCTAATGAGGCGGCCTCAGTGAACATCATCGAGAACACATTTCCCGCGAACCCACCGATTAAATATAACGCCAAAAAACGCCAGTGACCAAA from Chloroflexota bacterium harbors:
- a CDS encoding rhomboid family intramembrane serine protease, whose amino-acid sequence is MNNQSPEDFSYPEQDDTESTVAWAATPQADSKPAAKTSSRKPRPYITYTLLGLTIAVYLLQMLTTSLFGFDVPVQLGVKVNELIAQGQVWRLITPILLHGSIVHIGFNMYALYLFGPNLESSFGHWRFLALYLIGGFAGNVFSMMFTEAASLGSSTAIFGLLGAQGVFIHHNRKIFGEQVSQASLRRIIQVAAINLVIGLSPGIDNWGHIGGLIGGTIFTWLGGPLIEVRGLHPNYMLVDRREKSEIVQAAAIATGFFIVIAIAALYLVNR